One genomic segment of Ctenopharyngodon idella isolate HZGC_01 chromosome 7, HZGC01, whole genome shotgun sequence includes these proteins:
- the fah gene encoding fumarylacetoacetase: protein MSQLGIWKKLLALLFTLRSVSEYHCNFKMSFVKVEEKSDFSYHNLPYGVFSTPDNPRHRIGVAIGDQILDLSVIKHLFNGPAFGPHKDVFEQPTLNAFMALGYDAWREARKCLQMLLAANESTLRDDVSLRSRAFVHQSSAVMHLPAEIGDYTDFYSSRDHATNVGIMFRGKENALMPNWLRLPVGYHGRASSVVVSGTPIRRPQGQMRPDAAQPPIFGPSKQLDIELEMAFFVGKGNKLGEPIPVEKAHEHIFGMVLMNDWSARDIQAWEYVPLGPFLGKNFGTTISPWVVPMEALMPFVEPNPVQDPVPLPYLHHDDPYTFNINLFVAVKGEGMQAAATICKSNFKFMYWSMKQQLAHHTVNGCNVRAGDLLASGTISGPDPESFGSLLELSWRGSKTIDLGNGETRTFLKDGDEVTLSGYCEGSGYRVGFGLCEGKILPALQQ, encoded by the exons ATGTCTCAACTGGGCATCTGGAAGAAGTTACTCGCGCTGTTGTTTACTCTGAGAAGTGTTTCAGAGtatcactgcaacttcaaaatGTCTTTCGTTAAAGTTGAGGAGAAAAGTGACTTTTCTTATCACAACTTGCCTTACGGAGTTTTTTCCACGccggataat CCCAGGCACAGAATCGGCGTTGCCATTGGAGACCAAATTTTGGACCTTAGTGTCATCAAGCATCTCTTCAATGGACCAGCTTTTGGGCCCCACAAGGATGTATTCGAGCAG CCCACCCTCAATGCGTTTATGGCTCTGGGTTATGACGCTTGGAGAGAAGCAAGAAAGTGCCTCCAGATGCTTCTGGCTGCAAACGAGTCCACGCTGCGTGATGACGTCAGTTTAAGGAGCCG GGCGTTTGTTCATCAGAGTTCTGCAGTGATGCATCTCCCAGCTGAGATAG GCGACTACACAGACTTTTACTCATCGAGAGATCATGCCACCAACGTTGGAATAATGTTCCGTGGAAAAGAAAATGCCTTGATGCCCAACTG GCTGAGACTGCCAGTGGGGTATCATGGGAGAGCTTCCTCTGTGGTGGTGTCTGGAACACCAATCAGAAGACCTCAAGGACAGATGAGACCAGACGCAG CTCAGCCGCCCATCTTCGGACCTAGCAAGCAGCTGGATATAGAGTTAGAGATG gcATTCTTTGTGGGAAAAGGGAACAAGCTGGGAGAGCCCATCCCAGTGGAGAAGGCTCACGAGCACATCTTCGGCATGGTGCTTATGAACGACTGGAGTG CTCGGGATATCCAGGCTTGGGAATACGTTCCATTAGGTCCATTCTTGGGCAAGAACTTTGGGACCACCATCTCACCCTGGGTTGTTCCCATGGAAGCACTGATGCCCTTTGTTGAGCCCAATCCTGTGCAG GACCCCGTGCCTCTTCCATACTTGCATCACGATGACCCCTACACGTTCAATATCAACCTCTTTGTCGCTGTGAAAG GTGAGGGGATGCAAGCGGCTGCCACCATTTGCAAGTCTAATTTTAAG TTCATGTACTGGTCCATGAAACAGCAGCTGGCACACCACACAGTCAACGGCTGCAACGTCAGAGCGGGCGACCTGCTGGCGTCAGGCACCATCAGCGGACCG GATCCGGAGAGTTTTGGCTCTCTGCTGGAGCTCTCCTGGAGGGGATCCAAGACTATTGACCTCGGCAATGGAGAGACAAGGACCTTTTTGAAGGATGGAGACGAGGTCACTCTCTCAG GTTATTGTGAGGGCAGCGGCTATAGAGTGGGATTCGGTCTGTGTGAGGGGAAGATCCTTCCTGCTCTGCAGCAGTGA